One Neoarius graeffei isolate fNeoGra1 chromosome 16, fNeoGra1.pri, whole genome shotgun sequence DNA segment encodes these proteins:
- the LOC132900454 gene encoding coiled-coil-helix-coiled-coil-helix domain-containing protein 5, producing the protein MQAALDITAKFCQKEMEEYGACVAANPSTWQEHCHHLKVKVAQCTSSHPVIRKIRADCAREFAEFERCLQENQSSAQACSPHVARFLTCANTVDVKGLVNPESQPT; encoded by the exons AT GCAGGCTGCGTTGGACATTACAGCCAAATTCTGCCAGAAGGAGATGGAAGAGTACGGAGCCTGCGTGGCCGCCAATCCATCAACATGGCAAGAACACTGTCACCACCTGAAGGTGAAGGTGGCGCAGTGCACTTCCTCTCA TCCAGTGATTAGGAAAATCCGAGCAGACTGCGCCAGAGAATTTGCCGAGTTTGAGCGCTGCCTGCAGGAGAACCAGTCCTCTGCTCAGGCCTGCTCTCCACACGTGGCACGCTTTCTGACCTGCGCCAACACTGTGGACGTTAAAGGATTAG TGAATCCAGAATCTCAGCCCACATAA